The sequence TAATTTGTCTTTAATCATGTGATGATGGTGGTAGTTTCACTTTCACCAACAAAATctttaagggctcgtttggaatgtcgtattaggtcgtattgtattgtattgtattatattgaattggattatacattatattttttatataatactatgtcaaactttaaattatactaaaatattatatatttaggtgtccataaaagttaataccacatatagttttacataaaaatattgcataaaatacaattcaatataatacaatgcaatacaatacgacctaatacggcgttcctaACGAGCCCTAAAAGGTTCTATTATCATGGTTAGACACCTACACACTACAGACACTGAACAAATTATACGATTTAATTATACTATCATCTCTCATGGTTAGGATTATTATGGCCTATACAATGAGAACCAATAGCAGTTAtcgttttttatttgttttctatAAAAAAGTTGATCCCAATAACATTACAAAGAAAGACTTGAACTCAAGTTGATCCCAACTCATGCAATACATATGCCATATAAcctaataatttcattatgtATATCCTTCCTACACATGAAGAAGAAGCACATACAAGGGGATTTCATTTTAAATACACTTGTAGAAAATATCTTACACTAGGTAAATAGCTTGGTAAAAATCTAAGAGAAAATTAGAAGAAATAAAGGACTGAACTAGAAAGAAAGAGCATTTTTAAATGCACCACTTACAAATCTGCATTAGTAGCAACAGGTCTAAATCCATGAAACAAATTATCAGCTCCACGATTATCCAGTACTTTGACTCTTTCATGTAGATCTCTCATTTTGAGCCTTCTTTTCACTTTAACCTAAATTGAAGACAAAAGTTTAAGGTAATTAGCACATAACCAAATGTCCTTAATCGATAAGTACTTCCCAATGACAGtgatcttttcatttaaaaaacaatttgcataataaataataggtaTGGTAAAGCCagggaagaagaaaaagatataCCAAATGTCAATGATTTTTCCATGTAAAAAAACAAATTGCATAATAAACAATAGGTAGAAGAGCTAAGCCAAGATTTCTTCAGATTGATATGCCACCGCATGGATTTTTTTCATGAACCTATAATTCTTTTACTTTGAAGCCATATTCATTTTCTTCCTTAGAAGGCTACTAAATCAAAATTCAGCATAGCAACCAAGAGGTTTTTGTCAGGATTGGGTTATTAGGACAGCTTTCGTGGGTGAATGTGACTGGATTGTTAGTAAGGATAAGCAGGTTGACAGACTATTATATAAATGTGGAGTGGGGGTGAGAGAAGGGGCATAAAATGTGAGACTGAATTGTGGTGATCTTTGAGCTCTAGGGAAATCTCTGAGCTCTAGGGAGATTCCAGGCCCCTCAAAGAATCTCGGTTATCTGTTTCAAATATGAATTCACTCGACTGTGGACTATCATATTGAAGCAAAAcaataaaaagagaaattttAAAGGAACAAATTTCACAAAATTAAGTTTTTTCATGTGACACAGATCAACTAGAGAGACAGCAAGAGAGTTTCGTCGTAGCTACCTTTTGTTTTTGAGTTTCACAACAGTATAATGACTCACGAACCAGAGGATAAATTGCATTGACAAATTCCTCAAGCATTCCTTTTTCTTTGTATATATGGCAAATCTTTAGTTTTACTTTTTCGTGTAGCCACCATGGTTTAGATTTCTCAGAATGTTGAACAGTGTGATCTGCAGATACAAGCAAAGAGAGAATGATACCTAAATTACTTGGGGGAGATAGCAACAAAATTGCTTCAGCAACTCTACTATCTTCAAGAAGAAGGGAAGCCAAGGTCAACCGAGCATAAACAGTAAGACATACCAAtttatttgaaagaaaaaaaaaaaagaatgataCCTAAATTACTTGGGGGAGATAGCAACAAAATTGCTTCAGCAACTCTACTATCTTCAAGAAGAAGGGAAGCCAAGGTCAACCGAGCATCAATATTGTCCTCAAGCGTGTTTAGAGCTGAATTGAAAGTTATTAATTACAAAACAAAGtagaaaatagtaaataatttGTTCAAATATAAACACTGAGAATTTTTGCCACAAACatctatttaagaaaatatcaCGAAGAAAGATCTTCTGGCATGACCCAAAAGAAAAATGTATCATCTGCCTATGTTCTTTCAGTTTGTAAAATTGATACCTTATATGCTACTCACAACTCAAAAGAGAGACCACTACCTTTCTTGAAGAACAAAATTGCTAGGACCCTATTCTTCAAGGATAAGTAACAATGGGCAATTTTTAGATGTAAAGATCCctacaagaaaaaataaaatttaaaatgtgttCTTATACGATAATTAATAAGATCAagcaaaattttacaaaaaaaaaaattgataaaggTGTGAGATTAAATTTGTAgggtcatccaatccaatccacaaaaGAGTTAATTACATTATATCCTCGGTAGTAtgcttatttttcaaaaattgcacAGATATTATACTATCCTCCatataaattattatctttTGTCCGCCATATGTCCCAACTCTCTTCATATGCTATTTGTATTAGTCGCTAAGAGCACTCCCAATGGCTTTTGTAATATAGAATTTTCTTCAAATATAAAGAAATCGCGTTGAAATAACTCCATCAGATTTCGTTCTTTTTGCAATTTGGATTAATGCAGCTTCGACCaaaagtgtgtgtgtgtgtgtgtgtgtgagagagagagagagagagagagagagagagagagagagagagagagagcaaaaggaaggaaaaaaattattactttgTCAGAGGCAGCTGTTCCTTCTAACATCTGATAATACTTCAATGCAGAGTCATAATGCCCAAGATTCATTAGTGAATCAGCAACTTCAGTAACCAAGTCAATATGATGAGCAGCATTCTCCCCTTCCAGAGCACCAAAAAAAGCCTATACAAAAGATACACCAATCTTCAGTAACACACgggaataaattaaatataacctCACTTTACTTCTTGAAAAGAAATTAGTGTGTTAATAATGGAGAAAAAAATAGAGATGAAAGCAAGATCAGGGAAAGATCTCAGGAAGCAAAACTATAGtttgatttaaaaacagtataTAGGTGATTAAAACACTCTAAATCTGCAGATAAAGCTCTTAAACAATCACTAAAGCCTTGTAGGGTTGCTTAGTTTCAAACATTATTATCAGGTTTTGTTTGCTAACTTTTCCCGAAATCATATTGAAGTCTCTTTTTAGTCCATTGTTGACTGATCTTCCCAATATTTCATTATGATATTAAAGCTTGTTTAACAATTTGTTTGCCCAGTCTCTTAGCATTGTATTACACTAAACTCTTGATCTGTACACTAGGATTTCATGTTGCATTAACTTTTCCTTAACTTTCAATTACTTACAATTCTCTTATATTCCAGAAAATGGAAAGGCCATCATTATCATTAATATTCGATCGACTTAATATCGTCATTTTCCTTGTTACTACTAGTTTAACAGAATTCACATCAGCAATAGATAAATGAAACAACTATCTATTAAGCCAAGCAAGCACAAACCTTTGCTCTATCCAGATTTCCCAAGTGCACATGGCAAAGCCCCATTTTAATCGTCAAATTCAAAGGCAGCTCTTTTCCCAAACTGCAGACTTCCCGAGCATGTTCAATGTGATGAAGAGCTTTGTTATGATCATTGGTCTCCATTAATGTGGAAGCCAGCAAATCAATTACACTTAAATCAGCCTTAGTACGATGACATTTAAGATAGTCCTCTAGTATGTCGATGGAATGTTCAAGCTGGCCACACCTTCTGTACAACTGAAAGAGAAACCAAGTGACAtcaatttgattaaaaaaatcataagaaGGAACAATGACAAGGCAATGACCTAACTATGAACTTTGAAAGCAACTCGTACCAGATTGTGGCAACTTACAAAAAGAAAAACCGTTCTACTAATAATAGCTAAAACTTTTGCAACTTTTGGTGCAATATGATTAGGGTAGatatttatggaaaaaaaaaaagaagaagatgatataattttatctaaaataaaacaatgttGAGGATAATAACTTGTGCAATCTCTGTAGTTTCATTTCTTCcctatatatgtattatattaagaaaaaaaatctaaaataaaaagCAGAGTTTCAACTTCCATAGAATTTACAGAATTCTCTGTGTTAGAAAGATCTAAGGTAGCCTTTGCTTTTGTTATGTGATGGCATCTTGtacttttagttttaatttcttACAAAATATAAAGACAATAAAGTTAAGAACATAATTATATAACTAAAAGCCATGAGATGTGAAGGAAAGATTTTTAGGAGATTAAATAACTATATACCAAGacaacaaataattattaaagctCTATAGTTCTacataaataaacaaatttaatttGACACAAAGACAAGTTTATATAGCATATTACCCTTTTCAATTTAAGAAAGAACCTGTTAACCCTACTTCAATGAAgtcaaatcttaaaaaaaaaaaaaagcatggcATCTAAGTggataaaagaaaaacaaaagggaTGAGGTAAAAAACCTTTGCACTTGTTTTCAATGCTTCGATATTTTCAGGAGAGAGTTGATGTATCTGATCATAAGATTCAGCAGCCCTTTTATAGTCTTTAAGTTCAAGATAGAGTGATGCACGATGCAGTCTTAATTGAATGTCTTTAGGGTCTGCTGTAATTGCTTTAGAAAGACAATAATTTGCTTGATCAATATCTCCTCTTTCTCTGAAATTGATAACAAATAGAAAGTAAGTTTTGTTCAGATAATTTGTCAACTTATAATCTTTTTAGTGGAATAATAAAcagaaaaaaaacacattagctagagagaggaaaaaatattacaaaagaacAATGATCCTAGAACAAAAACTTGAATATGgagcttaaataattaattaaaacaaatttttaACCCCCTCTGTAAGTGGACACGTCTTTCCTTACTCTCATATCAAACGCAACACGTCTTTCTTAGGAAGACACTGAAGGTAAATCGTTTCAGTAAAAAGTCCAGCTCTTcctattcataactatttgaaAATCATTATCTATCTAGCCATAAATCAAAAACACAACATATATCTCACTCTGCTCCAACTCACTGTTTAGTACTCTACTctgtaaataatataataaagtaaCTCATGACAGGAAAGCACAAGTTGAAATCAGTTCCCTTTATAAAAATTGCTACACTCCCACCACAATAAAACTATCAGACGTAGTCATGGAAATCGACCATATGCATGGATGAACTCATCATATTGACATACAAATATACCACAAAGAAAAAAGGTAATCTCAAACAATGCTAACGACAACaacaaaaccttacattgacCAATAAACAAGCATTTTCCAGAGGGATGAATCTTTGGGCATTAAATGTGCAGCAAGCAAGTAGAAACCCAAGGCTCTTTTCTTATCACCCAATGCATCATGGGCAAGTCCTAGTGTGTGATATGCATCAGGCGTAACTGGTGCTTGTAAAACAACCTGATGCAACACAGATATGGCCTGCAAAAGTGTATGTGAAATACCTTAGCGAGGAAAAAATaccaaataaatattatatatatagatgcacATGTTAATACAACAATCACATATGATTGAAACATAAAATTACAATCCATGCCAGATAAAGTAGATCTTCTAGCAACATTTTTCAATCATATTGAAAAATCCAATTATTTAAATGATCTAGCAGTTAAATAATTTAACTCAACAAACTTATTTCAAGGAGAAACCATAGATAAACACTAACAACAGATAACCATagaaattgttaaaaaaattaaactacaattcagctaaaaaaaagaaaatcgtATTAGACATACCTTTTTCAGCAGAAAAAGAAAGTTCAACCTAAATGTGTCTATAGTTTTACAGAATTACCAGCAGATTCTACATTATTCGACTCCTTAAAAGCCTAAACCATAATTCCATGAAATATTTCAAGGAAAGCTGAAACCTAAATTTTTCACATCAAAtacttttcttaaaattttagctgagacatttttttctaattatatgTTAATCACTCTAAAATTTCACTGCACTCAGGACCATTTTGTTCTCTCAAATAGTTAAAAATACTAATCTGATCTCACAACTTTAAATAAAGAACAAATTGATGAAGCTCCCCAAAATTATGCAGCTGcagtaataaaagaaaaagcaaTTTCGCTAAGCACATTACCTCTTCATAGCGGCCATGTGCAAAATATAGAGTAGCTTCACCAAGCTTTTGCGCCACTTCACggttgggtttattttttgttcCTTTCTGCCTACCTCTTCTCTTAGGCTGATTGAACCATAGTAGAAGTACACAATGTGAGTCAAGGGAAGACAAAAAATAGTGTTTAGCAAAAGAGACTCAAAGATACACACTAACAATCTCTGAAAGATAtacaaatttacaaaaatacatattatCCAATCCTATTTCCCACAGCTGCAATCAATAAAATTCAACATATAGTCCTCCATTAGGTTCAAATCAGTTAGGGAGCTTCATTTTACCAAACCCAAAAGATTATTTTCCTctacaaaatttaaataacCATAAAATAGTTTTCCTCTGGAGTGAAAAATCAATTACTACTCCTAGCATTGATTATCAACAATGACAAgactatttaaaatttttactcTCAGTGACACCTGAAGTAACATTCAAAAGAAAGAATTGTGAGTCCCCTAAAACAAAAAACCTTGGGTACGTTTAGTTGGAAGGAATGAAAACACATGAATAGGAATCGAAATCAGAATAGAAtggaacaaaatttaaaatgcatcccaaaaaaattaaattttttacaatCATTTGAATGTTCTTTCTttccatttcaaaatagaatagtTATTCCACCAAAACGGTAGAAAATCAAAGGATTTGAATGAAAATTGATTCATTTCTACTCCATTGGATTTcgttacctccaaccaaacaatCTTTgtacttaaaatttataaatatagatttatagataaaataaagaaaagtacCCTTTTTGATCTCTTCTGACGACCACCATAGTTAATAGCTTTGATAGACTCCTCCATTGTTAGTCTAGCTCCTAATTCATCATCAACCCTAGCTTTCTTAACTGCTCCTTCTTCACTATTTACAGAGTAACATCCAATAAGTccccaaaaagcataaaaacatataaagatTGTGAGAGCAATTCACCTGCTGGCATCAGGTAATGGCCGCGGTGGTGGTGCTTTTCGTTTCTTTTCAGCGAGAGCTTCATACTCGAACTCGAGTCGTTCGAATAGCTTATAAGGTTGGGGAGTCAAGACATTATCTTCAACGAAATCCAAAGGGTTTACACCTTCCTTGAATCTGAATGTATACTCTGCTGTTtcgttatcatcatcatcaacatcaACATCTCCTTCATCTTCATAGTAATCTACgcagtcttcttcttcttcttcttcttcttcaacaagAACATCAAGAGGCTCATCGTGATCATCCAAATTGTCCGCCATTAGATATCAACAACACCAGTTGAGCTTTTTGATTACAGAGAGAAGAGAACAATGATATGATACCGGAGAAAGATTGAGTTTTGGTCGTGCGAGGAAGGAAGAACAGTATTTGCTGGAAAATCCCAAGCCTAACTTACATTTTGCAATTAGGTCCCCAATTgcaaatatttttcatttagcGGTTATCTGGCTTCTCTTGATTAGCCCTTTGCCGCTTCACACTCACAGTCACAGTCATACCTAGAAAAactctcctcctcctcctctcgCAAAAACCAGCTGCGGCACCGGCACCGGCACCGGCAAAGAGACTTTCATCTTCACTCcttctcctcctcctcctcctcaggTAATTTCATTTGATTGATATATACAGCTTACGCTGCCATATTTTTGTGAGGAAGACAAAATGATAGACCACATTGAAAGTTGAATTTTATACAGCTTTTGAAGAGATTTGGAATCTTAATAAAGGGTTGAGCTCAGTGTCTTATATTCAATGTATCGTCTCTTTGAGTGAggtatttttctctttttctagaATTGCTTATAAAGTGTTTGATCAAATGTCTCTACTGTTAGTTGTtgtaaattattgttatttattaacacatttattttatatgagtATGTTGCTGgtttttttattagtttaagATCCTCAAAGCTTTGATTGAGTTGAACTTGAAGGAGTTGAATTGGCCAAAAACAGAACTTGAAGGATTAAGTAGGTGTGTTGTGGTTGTTTAACTGTTATTACAtaattttatgtgtatatatatgtttgtattGTACCTTAATTTgtctcatatatattatttgtcttgtgttgttgttgttagcTGATGTTAGAACACCAAGATGAAAATCTTCTTTGCTTACTCTGCCAAATTCTTCAGACCCAAAAAGACCCAAAGCTTTATAATTAAACCCAGCCAATTCATCTTCTACAGACCCATGTCACAGTCCACCTCCATACCCAAAAAGATGCAGAGGGTCCGAGACCATGGCTTTGACAACTACATGGAAGTGGAGAAGAAAACCCGGAAAGTCCTCAAGTCTCAGACCCTCATTCTAGCCCAACCCAATCAAACTCTTCCAGTCTCACGCCTTGACATCCTAGCTCGTCACCTTGGCTTCAAACAAGATGAAGTTGGTGCTTTCTTACTCAAATTCCCTCATGTTTTCGAGATTTATGAGCACCCGGTTCAACGAGTCCTCTATTGTCGCTTAACCCGAAAAGCCCATCTCCAGATTGAGCTAGAAAAGCACACACTTCATGCCCAAATCCCTGAAGCCGTCACCAGACTCAGAAAGCTCTTGATGATGTCCAATGCTGCCAGGCTTCGGCTCGAGCACATCCGCATTGCTAGGGCGGAATTCGGTTTGCCTGATGATTTCGAGTACTCGGTAATTCTCAAGTACCCTCAGTATTTTCGATTAATTGATGCTGAAGAAACTAGGAATAAGTACATTGAGTGTGTTGAGAAAGACCCTAGTTTGATGGTATGTGATATAGAGAAACTTAGGGAGAAAGAGTATAGAGAGAGAGGTGCTAATGCTGAGGATATTAGGTTCTCATTTATTGTGAATTTTCCACCTGGTTTTAAGATTGGTAAGTATTATAGGATTGCTGTGTGGAAATGGCAGAGGGTTCCTTACTGGTCACCTTATGAGGATATTTCTGGTTATGATTTGAGATCACTTGAGGCTCAAAAGAGAATGGAGAAGAGGGCAGTTGCAACAATTCATGAATTGTTGACTTTGACTGTTGAGAAGAAGATTACATTGGAGAGGATTGCTCATTTTAGAATGGCAATGAATTTGCCTAAGAAGTTGAAGGAGTTTCTTCTTCAACATCAGGGTATATTTTACATTTCGACTCGAGGGAATTACGGGAAGATTCATACTGTTTTTCTTAGGGAGGCATACAAGAGAGGGGAGTTGATAGAGCCAAATGATTTGTATTTGGCAAGGAGAAAGTTGGCTGAATTGGTTTTGTTGAGTCCTAGGAATGCAAAAGTTGATAAGGAATTGGTTAACTTCCATAGAGGAAGGGAGAATGATCATGGGGTGAGAGG is a genomic window of Cannabis sativa cultivar Pink pepper isolate KNU-18-1 chromosome 9, ASM2916894v1, whole genome shotgun sequence containing:
- the LOC115723379 gene encoding uncharacterized protein LOC115723379 gives rise to the protein MADNLDDHDEPLDVLVEEEEEEEEDCVDYYEDEGDVDVDDDDNETAEYTFRFKEGVNPLDFVEDNVLTPQPYKLFERLEFEYEALAEKKRKAPPPRPLPDASSEEGAVKKARVDDELGARLTMEESIKAINYGGRQKRSKRPKRRGRQKGTKNKPNREVAQKLGEATLYFAHGRYEEAISVLHQVVLQAPVTPDAYHTLGLAHDALGDKKRALGFYLLAAHLMPKDSSLWKMLVYWSIERGDIDQANYCLSKAITADPKDIQLRLHRASLYLELKDYKRAAESYDQIHQLSPENIEALKTSAKLYRRCGQLEHSIDILEDYLKCHRTKADLSVIDLLASTLMETNDHNKALHHIEHAREVCSLGKELPLNLTIKMGLCHVHLGNLDRAKAFFGALEGENAAHHIDLVTEVADSLMNLGHYDSALKYYQMLEGTAASDKGSLHLKIAHCYLSLKNRVLAILFFKKALNTLEDNIDARLTLASLLLEDSRVAEAILLLSPPSNLDHTVQHSEKSKPWWLHEKVKLKICHIYKEKGMLEEFVNAIYPLVRESLYCCETQKQKVKVKRRLKMRDLHERVKVLDNRGADNLFHGFRPVATNADLLKACRAKKMLQKKEEEKAKALAAGVEWQSDDDADDESLLQEHREAPLPNILKDEEHHLLIINLCKTLATLQRFSDALEIISLSLRLANNSLSADKKEELRMLGAKLAYNITEPKHGFDYVKYIVQQHPYSIAAWNCYYKVISRLENRDTRHYKFLQFMQGKLKDCVPPILISAHQLTSGSHHQDAARKYLEAYKLLPESPLINLCVGTTLINLALGFRLQNKHQCLTQGLAFLYNNLRHCESSQEALYNIARAYHHVGLVTLAASYYEKVLTMCEKDHPMRNHPSESQDSENQRSGYCDLRREAAFNLHLIYKRSGAIDLARQVLKDHCTF
- the LOC115723380 gene encoding protein ROOT PRIMORDIUM DEFECTIVE 1, with product MKIFFAYSAKFFRPKKTQSFIIKPSQFIFYRPMSQSTSIPKKMQRVRDHGFDNYMEVEKKTRKVLKSQTLILAQPNQTLPVSRLDILARHLGFKQDEVGAFLLKFPHVFEIYEHPVQRVLYCRLTRKAHLQIELEKHTLHAQIPEAVTRLRKLLMMSNAARLRLEHIRIARAEFGLPDDFEYSVILKYPQYFRLIDAEETRNKYIECVEKDPSLMVCDIEKLREKEYRERGANAEDIRFSFIVNFPPGFKIGKYYRIAVWKWQRVPYWSPYEDISGYDLRSLEAQKRMEKRAVATIHELLTLTVEKKITLERIAHFRMAMNLPKKLKEFLLQHQGIFYISTRGNYGKIHTVFLREAYKRGELIEPNDLYLARRKLAELVLLSPRNAKVDKELVNFHRGRENDHGVRGFGREDYVDDGGTDFEDMP